One Chlorocebus sabaeus isolate Y175 unplaced genomic scaffold, mChlSab1.0.hap1 unalloc_scaffold_152, whole genome shotgun sequence genomic window carries:
- the LOC140711089 gene encoding ubiquitin carboxyl-terminal hydrolase 17-like, with product MARHLKTLSEEIASFCNVWSQQKKLVILAPGDMEADSLHLGGEWQFNRFSKLISSQPDAAFAEIQRTSLPEKSPLSSETQVNLCDDLAPVARQPAPRKKLPLSSRRPAAVGAGLQNMGNTCYLNASLQCLTYTPPLANYMLSQEHSQLCQRHKCCMLCTMEAHITRALHCPGHVIQPSQALAAGFHRGKQEDAHEFLMFIVDAMKKACFPGHKQVDHDSEDTTLIHQIFGGCWRSQIKCLHCQGVSDTFDPYLDIALDIQAAQSVKQALEQVVKPEELNGENAYHCGLCLQKAPASKTFTLHTSAKVLILVLKRFSDVTGNKLAKNVQYPECLDMQPYMSQQNTGPLVYVLYAVLVHAGWSCHNGHYLSYVKAPGGQWYKMDDTKVTACSIASVLSQQAYVLFYIQKSELERCSESVSIGREPGAPGAEHKDRRATQGELQREPCLQVPDLEEHLVERATQESTLDHWKFLQEQNKTKPDFNVRKVECTLPPNVLVIHPSKYKSGMNNHHPEQQSSLLNLSSRKLTPQESMNTDTLTSLQGRTRRSKGRNKHSKRALFVCQ from the coding sequence ATGGCGCGTCATTTGAAGACTCTCTCGGAAGAGATAGCGTCTTTCTGCAACGTGTGGTCCCAGCAGAAAAAGCTTGTGATCCTTGCTCCTGGCGACATGGAGGCCGATTCACTCCACTTGGGAGGTGAGTGGCAGTTCAACCGCTTTTCAAAACTCATATCTTCTCAGCCAGATGCAGCTTTTGCTGAAATTCAGCGGACTTCTCTACCTGAGAAGTCACCACTGTCATCTGAGACCCAAGTCAACCTCTGTGATGATTTGGCTCCTGTGGCAAGACAGCCTGCCCCCAGAAAGAAGCTTCCTCTCAGTAGTAGGAGACCTGCTGCGGTGGGGGCTGGGCTCCAGAATATGGGAAATACTTGCTACTTGAATGCTTCCCTGCAGTGCCTGACATACACACCACCCCTTGCCAACTACATGCTGTCGCAGGAGCACTCTCAACTTTGTCAGCGTCACAAGTGCTGCATGCTGTGTACGATGGAAGCTCACATTACACGGGCCCTACACTGTCCTGGCCACGTCATCCAGCCCTCACAGGCATTGGCTGCTGGCTTCCATCGAGGCAAGCAGGAAGATGCCCATGAGTTTCTGATGTTTATTGTGGATGCGATGAAAAAGGCATGCTTTCCCGGGCACAAGCAGGTAGATCATGACTCTGAAGACACCACCCTCATCCACCAGATATTTGGAGGCTGCTGGAGATCTCAAATCAAGTGTCTCCACTGCCAGGGCGTTTCGGACACCTTTGACCCTTACCTGGACATCgccctggatatccaggcagctCAGAGTGTGAAGCAAGCTTTGGAACAGGTGGTGAAGCCCGAAGAACTCAATGGAGAGAATGCCTATCATTGTGGTCTTTGTCTCCAGAAGGCACCTGCCTCCAAGACGTTCACTCTACACACTTCTGCCAAGGTCCTCATCCTTGTATTGAAGAGATTCTCCGATGTCACAGGCAACAAACTTGCCAAGAATGTGCAATACCCTGAGTGCCTTGACATGCAGCCATACATGTCTCAGCAGAACACAGGACCTCTAGTCTATGTCCTCTATGCTGTGCTGGTCCACGCTGGGTGGAGTTGTCACAACGGACATTACCTCTCTTATGTCAAAGCTCCAGGAGGCCAGTGGTATAAAATGGATGACACCAAGGTCACTGCCTGTAGCATCGCTTCTGTCCTGAGTCAACAGGCCTATGTCCTCTTTTACATCCAGAAGAGTGAACTGGAAAGATGCAGTGAGAGTGTGTCAATAGGCAGGGAACCAGGAGCCCCTGGCGCTGAACACAAAGACAGGCGAGCAACGCAAGGAGAGCTCCAGAGAGAACCCTGCCTCCAGGTACCCGACTTGGAGGAGCACTTAGTGGAAAGAGCCACTCAGGAAAGCACCTTAGACCACTGGAAGTTCctccaagagcaaaacaaaaccaagcctgACTTCAACGTCAGAAAAGTCGAATGTACCCTGCCTCCCAACGTGCTTGTGATTCATCCATCAAAATACAAGAGTGGGATGAACAACCATCATCCTGAACAGCAAAGCTCCCTGCTGAACCTCTCTTCAAGGAAACTGACACCTCAGGAGTCCATGAACACTGACACACTCACTTCTCTGCAAGGGAGGACCAGGAGATCCAAAGGGAGGAACAAACACAGCAAGAGGGCTCTGTTTGTGTGCCAGTGA